Proteins encoded together in one Leptospira meyeri window:
- a CDS encoding helix-turn-helix domain-containing protein: MKILSLKIRPELAQIIESIWWFESRMGIQSSDSSIVVPHSSAKLIVPVCGKLKTEEFDVTIEYPISKILVTGIWDHPVSIRSSDFQINTLIFRLTTIGGYQIFPFPLHESTNKILYLSDIFGNSANNLEETISKSDDPNLISECIQEFLICSKKNLNRENRIVNYVVDQIQIQKGQYFIKDIFEDIGYSKRYVDKLFLSYIGVSPKLISSIERFQSIYKTWAKTDILHFQKLGLLDLYYDQAHFIKEFKKYTGQTPSQFSSNDNLFGKLFYKNL, translated from the coding sequence TTGAAAATATTGTCTCTTAAGATACGTCCAGAACTGGCTCAAATTATCGAAAGTATATGGTGGTTTGAGAGTAGAATGGGAATTCAAAGTTCGGACAGTTCAATCGTTGTACCACATAGTAGTGCAAAGTTAATCGTTCCAGTTTGCGGAAAACTGAAGACCGAAGAATTTGACGTAACGATAGAATATCCAATATCAAAAATTTTGGTTACTGGGATATGGGATCATCCGGTTTCAATTCGTTCATCAGATTTTCAAATCAATACACTTATCTTCCGATTAACCACGATCGGGGGTTATCAAATATTTCCTTTTCCCTTACACGAATCAACCAATAAGATTTTATATTTATCCGATATTTTTGGTAATTCAGCAAACAATTTAGAAGAAACAATTAGTAAAAGCGACGATCCAAATCTGATTTCAGAATGCATTCAAGAATTTTTAATTTGCTCTAAAAAAAATCTTAATAGAGAAAATCGAATCGTAAATTATGTAGTTGATCAAATACAAATACAAAAAGGACAGTATTTTATTAAGGATATTTTTGAAGATATCGGATATAGCAAACGTTACGTTGACAAATTATTTTTATCTTATATCGGTGTTTCTCCAAAGTTAATATCATCCATTGAAAGGTTTCAGTCCATCTACAAAACTTGGGCAAAAACGGATATTCTTCATTTTCAGAAACTAGGATTGTTGGATTTATACTATGATCAGGCTCATTTTATTAAGGAATTTAAAAAATATACAGGCCAGACTCCTAGTCAATTTAGTTCCAACGACAATCTTTTCGGTAAGTTATTTTATAAAAATCTCTAA
- a CDS encoding DoxX family membrane protein, translating to MKQIDLVFRMLLGIVFILFGISKFYAFMPTPPMSPAAANFIAAIISTGYLWQLVGFLEICGGLLVIYQKTTVPGLMILAPITVNITFYLGFLQYTIGPAPFIMILFLLSSISFLAWERRKQWLTLFYNQSP from the coding sequence ATGAAACAAATCGATTTGGTTTTTCGTATGTTATTAGGAATAGTTTTTATTCTCTTCGGGATTAGTAAATTCTACGCTTTTATGCCAACACCACCGATGTCACCAGCAGCGGCAAATTTTATTGCCGCAATCATTTCCACCGGCTATTTATGGCAACTCGTTGGCTTTTTAGAAATTTGCGGAGGACTATTAGTCATCTACCAAAAAACGACAGTTCCTGGACTAATGATCTTAGCTCCAATCACTGTAAATATCACATTCTATTTAGGTTTTTTGCAATATACTATCGGTCCTGCTCCCTTCATTATGATATTGTTTTTGTTATCTAGCATCAGTTTCTTGGCTTGGGAAAGAAGAAAACAATGGTTAACGCTGTTTTACAATCAATCGCCTTAA
- a CDS encoding LIC_13387 family protein — protein sequence MKSKWRLFTSIGLMVFFLIGHTIGSLTRKELKLENSIQTLHAMETTLVELPGGLSDHTVDEFYQGMSLSLDVSILLVIGLLTICLTDEPLQSRSKLLLFVIFWTTSISVLSFRYIFPVPAFTCLVCSVLLTVEWYLVRFRSKIV from the coding sequence ATGAAATCAAAATGGAGACTTTTCACCTCAATAGGATTAATGGTCTTTTTTCTTATCGGTCATACAATTGGCAGTCTTACTCGAAAGGAATTAAAACTTGAAAACTCAATTCAAACTTTGCATGCGATGGAAACAACACTTGTCGAACTCCCTGGTGGATTATCCGACCATACAGTCGACGAATTTTATCAAGGTATGAGTCTTTCTTTGGATGTATCGATCCTGCTTGTCATTGGTCTTTTAACAATTTGTTTAACTGATGAGCCGCTTCAGAGTCGATCAAAACTTCTTTTATTTGTAATCTTTTGGACCACAAGTATTTCTGTTTTAAGTTTTCGATATATCTTTCCCGTCCCGGCCTTCACTTGTTTGGTTTGCTCAGTTTTGTTGACCGTAGAATGGTATTTGGTTCGGTTTCGATCCAAGATTGTTTAA
- a CDS encoding DMT family transporter, which translates to MNWIFLVVAGLFEVLFAFCLGKAKETSGNEMYYWYLGFFISLLISMGLLIKVTQDLPIGTSYAIWTGIGAVGTVLIGIIFFKEPIEFWRIFFLLTLVISVVGLKFVSH; encoded by the coding sequence ATGAACTGGATTTTCCTTGTAGTAGCTGGCCTTTTTGAAGTTTTATTTGCTTTTTGTTTAGGGAAAGCAAAAGAAACTTCAGGAAACGAAATGTATTATTGGTATTTAGGTTTTTTTATTTCTCTATTGATCAGCATGGGTTTACTCATCAAAGTAACTCAAGATCTACCGATTGGCACTAGTTATGCGATATGGACAGGAATTGGCGCTGTTGGGACAGTTCTTATTGGAATTATATTTTTTAAAGAGCCAATCGAATTTTGGAGGATTTTTTTCCTTTTGACTTTGGTTATCTCTGTAGTAGGACTCAAATTCGTATCACACTAA
- a CDS encoding SRPBCC family protein, whose protein sequence is MNPKVLKVEKRINAEPSKLFRAWLNAEDFSRWFLSGEGIGIESATLDARPGGKFLINMSLNGKILPHEGEYIKIEEPTKLVFTWRSQATENKDTLVTITFEEIKDDFGLSRKDSQQKTKTLITLIQEELTTDIQVKMHHHGWSCILDALDTWMGKNLWE, encoded by the coding sequence ATGAATCCCAAGGTATTAAAAGTAGAAAAAAGAATTAACGCTGAGCCATCAAAACTCTTTCGTGCATGGCTTAATGCAGAAGATTTTTCACGTTGGTTTTTATCAGGTGAGGGTATCGGTATCGAGTCCGCTACTTTGGATGCAAGGCCAGGTGGAAAATTTTTAATCAATATGTCTCTCAATGGGAAAATTCTCCCGCACGAAGGTGAATATATTAAAATAGAAGAACCCACTAAATTAGTTTTTACATGGCGTTCCCAAGCTACGGAAAACAAAGATACACTAGTAACAATTACATTTGAAGAAATAAAAGACGATTTTGGATTAAGTAGAAAGGACTCGCAACAAAAAACTAAAACATTGATAACACTGATCCAAGAAGAATTAACCACTGATATCCAAGTTAAGATGCATCATCATGGTTGGTCTTGCATTCTCGACGCTTTAGATACTTGGATGGGAAAAAATCTTTGGGAATAA
- a CDS encoding MepB family protein: MQISKPTSQFEKTLPAFLKNVQKVLFDQLKLIITNVYLEEESTEYNACHFQCKGKNITFRIAKITPKKIGQFVTLWKRSHKGPIEPYYFKDKIDLYIIETQHINRIGYFIFTKEILNEKGILFGKFEGKRGFRVYPGWDKPNNKQGISTQKWQSVYFIDRSGDKKDLDALKSHLEIFIK; the protein is encoded by the coding sequence ATGCAAATCTCAAAACCAACCTCTCAGTTCGAAAAAACATTACCTGCATTTTTAAAAAATGTACAAAAGGTTCTATTTGATCAGTTAAAATTAATCATTACAAATGTTTACTTGGAAGAAGAAAGTACGGAATACAATGCATGTCACTTTCAATGCAAAGGTAAAAATATCACTTTCCGAATAGCAAAAATCACACCAAAAAAAATAGGACAATTTGTAACATTATGGAAACGAAGTCATAAAGGTCCCATTGAACCTTATTACTTTAAAGATAAAATAGATTTATATATTATAGAAACTCAACATATAAATCGAATTGGATATTTTATTTTCACCAAAGAGATATTAAATGAAAAAGGAATTCTTTTTGGTAAATTTGAAGGTAAACGAGGATTCAGAGTTTATCCAGGCTGGGATAAACCAAACAACAAACAAGGAATTTCTACTCAAAAATGGCAATCGGTATATTTTATTGATAGGTCTGGAGATAAAAAAGATTTAGATGCTTTGAAAAGTCATTTAGAGATTTTTATAAAATAA
- a CDS encoding ArsR/SmtB family transcription factor has product MVELKKKEQVLDRVFAALADHSRRQMLERLRKGPLSISELAEPFAMSFAGVAKHIEVLAEAQLIRKVRAPEDGRSFRLELLNQTISEATDWITYHQEFWINKLARLEAFIEEKENESQGIKSRKKN; this is encoded by the coding sequence ATGGTTGAATTAAAAAAGAAAGAGCAGGTCTTGGATCGAGTTTTTGCTGCACTTGCTGATCATTCCAGAAGGCAGATGTTGGAACGGCTGCGTAAAGGACCCTTAAGCATTTCTGAGCTTGCAGAGCCATTTGCTATGTCATTTGCCGGGGTTGCTAAACATATCGAAGTGTTGGCTGAAGCGCAACTGATTCGAAAAGTTCGTGCTCCAGAAGATGGTCGTAGTTTTCGTTTGGAATTGCTAAATCAAACTATTTCAGAAGCAACTGATTGGATTACATATCACCAAGAATTTTGGATAAATAAATTGGCAAGACTTGAAGCATTTATTGAGGAGAAAGAAAATGAATCCCAAGGTATTAAAAGTAGAAAAAAGAATTAA